From Heliomicrobium modesticaldum Ice1, a single genomic window includes:
- a CDS encoding HlyD family secretion protein: MQAKVKIIAGGAIAVTLGLLAFSVTGTVKGDAGVLGRFFGPAKEVYSGTIEGTMVPVQPEVSGRIVELRVTEGQTVEAGQVIALLDDQTASISLAAAESDLRQAEAKLLDLLNGSRVEEIRRQRATVDQFQAVVNQNRNLIDQYKANLARDEENLRREEQILKENQALFDAGALSARELDNQKTRAKTARAQAEATKAQVEAAKFQVESAEAQRSGAQAGLDLALAGYTEPTIQAQKAVVDGLKEKVRLAQVNAGKAIIKSPVQGRVLYKHVETGQVVNTASRIITVLDENDLWVKVFVPEALLGGLSVGTAAAVSVDAYPDESFAATVTQISDKAEFTPKNVQTKEERTNLVFSVKTKLTEGLDRLKPGMPADVVFQKTKG, encoded by the coding sequence ATGCAGGCAAAGGTGAAGATCATCGCCGGCGGCGCCATTGCGGTAACCCTGGGGTTGTTGGCCTTTAGCGTCACCGGAACGGTGAAAGGGGATGCAGGCGTTCTCGGGCGCTTCTTCGGACCGGCCAAGGAGGTTTATTCGGGGACCATCGAAGGGACCATGGTGCCTGTCCAGCCGGAAGTCTCCGGCCGCATCGTGGAACTGCGCGTCACCGAAGGGCAGACCGTCGAGGCAGGTCAAGTGATCGCCCTGTTGGATGACCAGACGGCTTCCATCAGTCTGGCTGCCGCCGAGAGCGATCTCCGGCAGGCCGAGGCCAAGCTGCTCGACCTGCTCAACGGGAGCCGTGTCGAGGAGATCCGCCGCCAGCGCGCCACTGTGGACCAGTTCCAGGCAGTCGTCAACCAGAACCGCAACCTCATCGACCAGTACAAGGCCAACCTTGCCCGCGATGAAGAGAACCTGCGCCGCGAGGAGCAGATCCTGAAAGAAAACCAGGCGCTTTTTGACGCAGGCGCCTTGAGCGCCCGCGAACTGGACAACCAGAAGACGCGGGCGAAGACGGCCCGCGCCCAGGCAGAGGCCACGAAGGCCCAGGTGGAAGCCGCCAAGTTCCAGGTTGAATCGGCGGAGGCGCAGCGCAGCGGCGCCCAGGCTGGCCTTGACCTAGCCCTGGCCGGTTACACCGAGCCGACCATCCAGGCCCAGAAGGCGGTTGTCGACGGCTTGAAGGAAAAGGTGCGCCTAGCCCAGGTGAACGCCGGCAAGGCGATCATCAAAAGCCCCGTTCAGGGCCGCGTTCTTTACAAGCACGTGGAAACGGGACAGGTGGTCAACACAGCCAGCCGCATCATCACCGTCCTCGATGAAAACGATCTCTGGGTGAAGGTCTTTGTGCCTGAGGCGCTGTTGGGCGGCCTATCCGTCGGAACTGCCGCTGCCGTCAGCGTCGACGCTTATCCCGACGAGTCTTTCGCCGCCACAGTCACCCAGATCAGCGACAAAGCCGAGTTCACCCCGAAAAACGTGCAGACGAAGGAAGAGCGGACGAACCTCGTCTTCAGCGTCAAAACCAAGCTGACCGAGGGACTGGACCGGCTGAAACCGGGCATGCCGGCCGACGTGGTTTTCCAGAAGACGAAGGGATAG
- a CDS encoding ABC transporter ATP-binding protein, producing MELAINCQGLIKRFGSYTAVEGVTFQLPAGSIMGFVGPNGAGKTTTIRMLCGVLMPTEGQATVLGYDVRTHPEEIKQRIGYMSQKFSLYDDLTVQENIDFYAGVYNLRGAEAAERKRSVVERIGLEGRLPQLVHSLSGGWKQRVALACALLHAPRLIVLDEPTAGVDPVSRRVFWQIIRQLRAEGMTILVSTHYMDEADTCDFLGFVFYGRLIAFGTPAEMKARENKASLDDLFIYFVEREAADDPRNAGIKGGRR from the coding sequence ATGGAATTGGCCATCAATTGCCAGGGATTGATCAAACGCTTCGGGAGCTATACGGCTGTCGAGGGCGTAACCTTCCAACTGCCGGCCGGCTCGATCATGGGCTTCGTCGGCCCCAACGGCGCCGGCAAGACGACGACGATCCGCATGCTCTGCGGCGTGCTCATGCCGACAGAGGGCCAGGCCACCGTTCTTGGCTATGACGTGCGCACCCACCCGGAGGAGATCAAGCAGCGCATCGGCTACATGTCCCAAAAGTTCAGCCTCTACGACGACCTGACGGTCCAGGAGAACATCGACTTCTACGCCGGCGTCTACAACCTGCGCGGCGCCGAGGCGGCGGAGCGCAAGCGCAGCGTCGTCGAACGGATCGGCCTGGAGGGCCGGCTGCCCCAACTGGTCCACTCCCTGTCGGGCGGCTGGAAGCAGCGTGTCGCCCTGGCCTGCGCCCTGCTCCATGCGCCCCGGCTGATCGTCCTCGACGAACCGACGGCCGGCGTGGACCCCGTCTCCCGGCGCGTCTTCTGGCAGATCATCCGTCAACTCCGCGCCGAGGGGATGACCATCCTGGTCAGCACCCACTACATGGATGAGGCCGACACCTGCGATTTCCTGGGCTTCGTCTTTTATGGGCGGCTGATCGCCTTCGGCACCCCGGCGGAGATGAAAGCCCGCGAAAACAAGGCCAGCCTGGACGATCTCTTCATTTACTTTGTGGAGCGCGAAGCCGCCGACGACCCGCGCAACGCCGGCATCAAAGGGGGGCGGCGATGA
- a CDS encoding ABC transporter permease: MERFSWTRFQAILRKEFQQIIRDRPSIGLAIGMPVMLLLLFGYAVNTDVDHLPAVVWDQSMSQDSRAFISALRNSTYLDPDYHVRGYDEIGRYLDSADARVAVIIPPDYGKQVQGNGSATIQVLVDGSDPTAARAAMNAVQTVGFNAGWDVQAERLAAQGGEKPRLPVQVETRVWYNPDMKSAVFNVPGLIGLILQNVVAMLTAFSMVREKERGTMEQLVVTPIRPAELMLGKLLPFVFIGFVSLTMVLLIGIYWFEVPPKGSVVLLFFLSTLFLITILAVGLLVSTVAKTQLQAMQMTFLLILPSILLSGFVFPRETMPAFLQGLGGMLPLTYFLIIVRGIFLKGVGLQYLWKETLLLSGFAIGLFFLAAKKFRKNLD; this comes from the coding sequence ATGGAACGGTTCAGTTGGACCCGCTTTCAGGCTATTTTGCGCAAGGAATTCCAGCAGATCATCCGTGACCGGCCCAGCATCGGCCTGGCTATCGGCATGCCGGTCATGCTGCTGCTGCTCTTCGGTTACGCCGTCAACACCGATGTGGACCACCTGCCGGCGGTCGTCTGGGACCAATCGATGAGCCAGGACAGCCGGGCCTTTATCAGCGCCTTGCGCAACTCGACCTATCTCGATCCCGATTACCATGTGCGGGGATACGACGAGATCGGACGCTACCTGGACAGCGCCGACGCCCGCGTCGCCGTGATCATCCCGCCCGATTACGGCAAACAGGTGCAGGGCAACGGCAGCGCCACCATCCAGGTGCTCGTCGACGGTTCCGACCCGACGGCGGCCCGAGCGGCCATGAACGCTGTCCAGACGGTAGGATTCAACGCCGGTTGGGACGTGCAGGCGGAGCGTCTGGCGGCGCAAGGGGGGGAGAAGCCGCGCTTGCCGGTGCAAGTGGAGACCCGCGTCTGGTACAACCCGGATATGAAGTCGGCCGTCTTCAACGTCCCCGGCCTGATCGGCCTCATTTTGCAGAACGTCGTCGCCATGCTCACGGCCTTCTCCATGGTCCGTGAGAAGGAGCGGGGCACGATGGAACAACTGGTCGTCACGCCGATCCGGCCGGCCGAACTGATGCTGGGGAAACTGCTGCCCTTCGTCTTCATCGGCTTCGTCTCCCTGACGATGGTCTTGCTCATCGGCATCTACTGGTTTGAGGTGCCGCCGAAAGGCAGCGTGGTCTTGCTCTTTTTCTTGTCCACCCTCTTTTTGATCACCATCCTGGCCGTCGGGCTCCTCGTCTCGACGGTGGCCAAGACGCAACTCCAGGCCATGCAGATGACCTTCCTGCTCATCCTGCCCTCGATCCTGCTGTCTGGCTTTGTGTTTCCCCGGGAGACGATGCCGGCGTTCCTCCAGGGGCTCGGCGGCATGCTCCCCTTGACCTACTTCCTCATCATCGTCCGAGGGATCTTCCTCAAAGGTGTCGGCCTCCAATATCTCTGGAAAGAGACGCTGCTCCTCTCCGGCTTCGCCATCGGCCTCTTTTTCCTGGCGGCGAAGAAATTCCGCAAAAACCTGGACTGA